The Rhododendron vialii isolate Sample 1 chromosome 3a, ASM3025357v1 nucleotide sequence AAAAAAGTTCTAAGTCATTGATACTCGATATGGCCACCTTTGGTTCCATCATTTGCAGCTTGCTTAGATTTAAACTTGAATCCAAGTGCTTAACCAATTGTATTTTGAAAAGGTTGTGCATTCGGTTCCAGCTAAAACTCTACGAGGCTAACTTTTCAGAGTGAGGTTCTATATGTTATTTTGAGCTGTTTAAGACTAAAATGAGCATAGGATTGTTGAAACATACTTTCGTGATAATGCAGTCACAGGCACCCATCCATTTTTCCATCTGGGTCTCAAACCCTCTAACCTGCAATGCAAGAAAAACCAGAAACGGTTAATACAGCTTACTCCAAAGAAAATGGTGATGATGATATGCACATTTCTACATTTGCACACTAGGAATTGGTTCAGAAAAGTGAATGTTATCACCTTAACGGGGATCTTCCATTCGAGTGATTCCAGCGACGAAGCTAGGTCTTTATTACGGCCACAAATGATTATCAACTGTCCAATTGGCTTCGCAAGTTGTTCATCAAATAGAGATTCTTCAAGAGCCTCTGCAGTTTTTTTCACAGGACCCATTCCTTCGCCACCACCCATCAGCAAAACCGCAGGCAATTGGGGATCCATTTCAAGTTCTATTCTTAAATCATCCTATTCAAACAATTGCGCAAAAATGAACATTCATGGCACAAACAACATCAAATTTCCATCCAAAGAATGACaggataaaaagaaagaaaaacaaacaatgcCAAACATTCACCTTGCAAACAATAGCACGGCAAAAAGAGGGTCGGATTGGCAATCCAAAAACACGTATTTGAGATTCTTCTAGACCGTCAAGAAAAGCCCTTTTTGCTACCTCCTCTGAGGGAGAGTACAACCGATTCACTCCTGGGTGAAACCTGAATACAAAAATGCCAGACTTAAGAAAATTTCCCATATACTAAGCTTGACAGGTATAATTGACTAATTGAAAGGGAAAATTCaaagtaaagtgaaaaataactaaCCATGTGCGGTGGCAAGTAGTAAGATCTGTGATTACGGTgacaaaaattactttcttctGCAGACCTTGCCATTTTAAAACCCATAAAGGGATGTGTTGCATAAGAGGATGAACACTAATAATTATATCCGGCTTGTATTCCATAAGACCAGCCTCAACCTCCCTTCAAAAAACCAATGCAGGAGAAATTATCAGAGAATCCCATATCATTAATTTGCTTAACTGTAAGTGTACAACTCACTCATTTTTTTCATGAACCAATAAAAGTTTCTTGAAAGATGTATGATTTTCGCTTTGAAAGGAAGCAACCACTTTGAAAACAATGGTATTATTCTTCTAGCGATTAACTAATTGAGAAGTGGAAACAAAAGAGAATAAACTTTAAAGGAGGATAACATAAAGGTGaagacacacaaaaaaagtaATCAATGCGTCACCATgcagtataatttttttaagaaaaagataCATCAAAGATACATAAGGGAGAGTGAAGTATCAAGGAATAAACAAGAAAGCTGAATACAAGCTCGAAATCAACTTTTACAGCAGGAAAGTTTCAAATGAGATAAAAGGGTTAATCGGAACAAGAGAATATACTTGGCATAGTAAGCGGCCATGGCGGCAAGATAGAAAGAGTGGATCCATCGAGGAGAGGTAGTATGAAATGCAACCTTCCAAAGCTGTACATGTTTAATCATGAATTTGTATGATCTCTCCATGTCGTTCAATGGCCAGCCGGCGAATTCCTTCCAAACATCCTTCACATAAACCTAAGATCACAAAAATGGTCATTAGAACCGACTGCAAATAAACCGAAAGCAGATGAATGACATGTGGAAATGACATATAGCTACTTGCAAAATTTACTGATGCATGATACATGATTGACTCGTATCCACTCCAATACATGCAAATATACGTGTTTAGCGAAGGAAATAAAAGCAGAAGAGGAAATTAGTTCCATTGCCCAAACTCCAatctggcaaaaaaaaaaaaaaacaggataAACAATTTTCGAATGAAAGGGGAAGTAAAGGCCAAACTAAAACATCAGACTTGGGGTCCGAGTAGTCCTCACTACAGGAGTGTAGTGCACCATCCGAGTCGTCCATCTCAACAATCAATTGTTCAGATTTCATTTTCAGAAGCTACATGACCGAAAAATCCCAATTAGAACGTGCCGACAACAAGATCATGGCAAAACCTAGACACGTGCTTACATAATTACTCATGTAAACAAATACTAGTACTTAAGAATACGTGTGTTCAGCTAAAATTTTGGGAATTCAATCGGAATCCAGAAAACTTGTTTAGAATACAAATCTCAAAACACATAATAGGAGATGGGTCCAATAACCCG carries:
- the LOC131320271 gene encoding monogalactosyldiacylglycerol synthase 2, chloroplastic-like; this translates as MVMKVATPRNSITTVFERVGVYGFRGSRGCSQKRCRHEIQDEEAGTVEMVQIGGERTKNVLILMSDTGGGHRASAEAIRDAFRLEYGDEYRVYVKDVWKEFAGWPLNDMERSYKFMIKHVQLWKVAFHTTSPRWIHSFYLAAMAAYYAKEVEAGLMEYKPDIIISVHPLMQHIPLWVLKWQGLQKKVIFVTVITDLTTCHRTWFHPGVNRLYSPSEEVAKRAFLDGLEESQIRVFGLPIRPSFCRAIVCKDDLRIELEMDPQLPAVLLMGGGEGMGPVKKTAEALEESLFDEQLAKPIGQLIIICGRNKDLASSLESLEWKIPVKVRGFETQMEKWMGACDCIITKAGPGTIAEALIRGLPIILNDYIPGQEKGNVPYVVDNGAGVFTRSPKETAKIVSEWFSTETAELKRMSENALKLAQPNAVFDIVKDIHELACQRGPLASIPYVLTSSFSNLI